A window from Alphaproteobacteria bacterium 33-17 encodes these proteins:
- a CDS encoding tRNA (adenosine(37)-N6)-dimethylallyltransferase MiaA — MSKGIILCGPTASGKSSLAIKMAKEIDGEIINCDSRQIYKELPIISAQPSLEDLNTIPHHMYGIISIEDDYSVGHFLKDVEKAVRKVLARGKTPIIVGGTGMYVNALYNGIAEVPEVAKEYINQATEMLENLGREKFYAELTKLDNNLTFDQTNTQRMIRYMSVYLAHNKPLKSFYDNNYKVLTDLEWEPLLLSIPRDKVYENCNTRFMQMWEGGVLDEVKAIMESNIDQKHYTKSIGVQEVVDYLNGIITKEDAIALVQQKTRNYAKRQMTWFRNKSPFLKIYSILC; from the coding sequence ATGAGTAAAGGTATAATACTTTGCGGTCCTACTGCCAGTGGTAAGAGCAGCTTGGCTATAAAAATGGCTAAGGAAATAGACGGAGAAATTATAAACTGCGACTCAAGGCAGATATATAAAGAGCTTCCAATAATAAGCGCGCAGCCGAGCTTAGAAGACTTAAATACTATACCGCACCATATGTATGGCATAATTAGCATAGAGGATGATTATAGCGTTGGTCATTTCTTAAAAGATGTTGAGAAAGCGGTGAGAAAAGTTTTAGCGAGGGGTAAAACACCGATTATTGTTGGCGGTACTGGTATGTATGTTAATGCGCTTTATAATGGTATTGCTGAAGTTCCTGAGGTTGCTAAAGAATATATAAATCAGGCAACCGAGATGTTAGAAAATTTAGGTAGGGAAAAGTTTTACGCTGAGCTTACAAAGCTTGATAATAACCTTACCTTTGATCAAACTAATACCCAGCGTATGATAAGATATATGTCAGTATATCTTGCGCATAATAAGCCTCTTAAAAGCTTTTACGATAATAATTATAAGGTACTTACAGATTTAGAGTGGGAGCCGCTTTTATTAAGTATCCCAAGAGATAAAGTATATGAAAACTGTAATACCAGATTTATGCAAATGTGGGAAGGTGGGGTTTTGGATGAAGTTAAAGCTATTATGGAATCAAACATTGATCAAAAACATTACACAAAAAGTATAGGCGTGCAGGAAGTTGTAGATTATTTAAATGGTATTATAACAAAAGAAGATGCAATTGCATTAGTACAGCAAAAAACCCGAAACTATGCTAAAAGACAAATGACATGGTTTAGGAATAAGTCACCATTTTTAAAGATTTATAGTATTTTATGTTGA